The Streptomyces sp. NBC_00224 genome contains the following window.
TGGTCGTCCTCCACCAGCTCCTTCGCCGCCAGGAAGTCCTGGAACGTGCGGTGCGTGAACTGGTAGACGTCGAGGCCGCGTTCCTGGAGCAGGCCGCTGCGGTTGAGGAGGTGGCGCAGGACCGCCTCCGGGGTGCCCTGGTCCCGTACGCGCTGCATCCCCGGCAGGGCCCGCAGGATCTGAAGGCCGGCCTGTTCCGCCGTGAACTCCGTCTGCCCCTCCCGCACCAGCCACACCGCGATCCGCTGGAGCAGCTGCGTGGACTCCTCCACCGTGAGGGTGATCCGCTCCGGCGCGCCGACCTTGCGGCGCTCGTCGCGGTTGCCGAGGAGCATGCGCAGGGCCGACTGGTACAGGTCCCAGCGGGTCTTCGGCAGGAAGCCCTGGCGCAGGCGGTGCAGGGCGCAGATGACCGCGCAGAGCAGGGGCGTACGGGCGAGGGCGGCCAGTGCCGCGTTGGTGCGGAACTGGTGGGCGAGGTCCCGCTCCAGCTCGTCCAGCGGCTCGTGCGGGTCGCTGTCAAGCCGGGCCGCCCGGTGCCAGGCGGTCACGAACGCCTGGATGTCCTCGTCCCGCATCGGCAGCAGCCGCAGCTCCTCGAACTCGGCGCGCCGCAGCCACCCCGGTTCCACCGCGAGGGGGCGCACGGTCGCCACGCACCGCACCCGTGGGTAGCGCTCCAGGAGGAGCGAGAGCCAGCGGTGGGCCTCCTCGCGGTCGTCCTGGGGGACCTCGTCGAGCCCGTCCACGAGCAGCATCGCCCGCCCGGTCTTCAGGACCCGCGCCGCCCAGCCCTCCGGCGCCGCGTCGATCGCCAGGCGTGCGGCGTCCGGGAGTTGCCCGGGCAGCGGATACGCGCCGCCCTGGGCGCGCAGGGTCCGCAGGGGGACGACGAACGGCACCAGGCCGTTCAGATCGGCCAGTTGGGGTCCAAGGGTGCCCGCCGCCGCGTGTGCGGCCAGCCACCACACCAGGGTCGTCTTGCCCGCGCCCGCCTCGCCCCGCAGCAGGACGCGCGGGCGGGAGGCGAGCAGCGCGTCGATGCGCTGGGGTGCCCCGGCGTCGGGAAGGCCGGGCGCGCCGGGCCCCTTCGGCTGTGCCTCCAGGCTCAGATACGCGGTGTCCAGGTCCCACTCGGCGTCGTGCCGGTTCAGCTCGTCGAGCCCGAAGATCCGGGTGCGGCGGTACTGGGCGCGCAGGGCCTTGGCGTACTCCTCCTCGTACGCCATGTCCTCCGCGTACTCGCCGGTGACCTCGGGAAGCGGCGTCACGGGCGCGCCGTAATCGGCGCACCCGTTGGTGAAGTCCTCGTGTGTGACGAGGGCCGCCATCGGTACGCACTCCAGGCGCCGGTGGCCGCGCCCCTCGGGCACCTTCCTGACCAGGCCGATCACGGTGTCGCCGCCCGTGAACACGGGCGCGCCGGACAGCCCGGCGAGCGGGGAGCCGCCGTCGCGTCGCTCGGTCGCGGGCGGGCGGTCGAACTCGAAGGTCATCGTCTGGCGCATGCGGCCCGCGACGGGCAGGACGGTCCCGGTGAACTGGTCGAGGTCCAGCCGGTTGCCGTCGTACCGCTGGATGTCCGGGAACCCGATGATCTCGCAGTAGGGGAGCGGCCGTTCGGAGGCGACCCTGCCGAGGCGGGCGCCGGTGGGCCGCGAGAGCCGCCCCCAATCCGGTTGGCACCACAGCAGCGCGGCGTCGAGGACCCTGTTCTGCCAGACCAGATGGCACATGGTCTCCCCGGCCAGCCCGGGGACCGCGACCGTCGCCCTGCTGTCCAGCCCGAGGTGCGCGCAGGTCAGCACCAGCTCGGGGCCGATCAGTACGCCCGTGCCCTGCATGGCGCCGAACACGGCCACGACATGGCGGGAGCCCTGGAAGCCACTCACGACACCTCCACCCCACCGTCCAACACCTCGACCCCCTCCGGAAGCCGGTCCATTCCGGTCACCGTGTGGCTGGACTGGACGTTGATCTGGAGCAGCGTCGGCGGGGCCGCGAGCTGACTGATGTCGTACTCCCGCTGGTACGCCCAGAGGTTCAGGACGTGCAGGCGCGGGAAGAGGTCCGCGAGCCGGGCGAGGGCGGCCGGTGGCACGTGGTCGATCAGGTAGACCTGGAACACGGACGGAAGGGCGAGCCCGGCGGGTGCGGCGGACAGTGACGTGCCCGTCACCTGCAAGGTGCGCAGCCGGGGGATACGGGCCACCTCCTCCCACTCCTCGGTGCTCTCGGGGCTGCTCCACGGCCCGAGGTAGAGGCCGGTCAGGGCCGTGGTGGACCGGGCCAGGCCACGTAGGTCGCCCGCCGCCGACCCGCTGATGTCGAGGGACTCCAGCGGGGCCGCCGCCGGGAGCGCGGCCGGCGACCAGCTCAGCCGGTCGCCGGTCAGGCCGAGTGCGCGCAGCCGGCGCAACGTCGTGAGCGGGCTCAGGTCCGCGTTGCCGATCCTGTCCAGCGAGAGCTCTGTCAGCGGCATGTCGCGCAGGGCCGACAGGTCCGTCAACCGGGGGCAGTCGTGCACGCTCAGGTCCGTGAGCGGGTGCGGGCCCGCCAGGAACGACAGGTCCTCCAGGGTCGGGTTCTCGCGCACCCGCACCCGGGTGAGCGAGGCCTCGGCCGCGTACGCGCGCAGTGCCTGGGCCGAGACGTCGCCGCGCGCCTCCAGTTGCGGCCGGGTGCCGAGTGCCCGCAGGGCGCGCAGCTGCTCGTCGGAGGTGACGGTGAAGAAGATGTCCTCGGGGTCGAGCCCGGCGATGACCTCGTCCGCGTACTGCTGGGTGTCGAACCGGCCCCAGGACCAGACGAGCTGGGCCCTCACCCGCCGTGCCGGGTGGCGGCCGAAGCGGGCCAGGAAGGCGATCGCGCGCTCCGACTCCACGTGCGAGGCGGCGGTGACGACCAGGTCGGCCGTGTACTTGTCCAGCCCGTCGGGGCCCGGCAGCAGGTCGAGGATCATCGGGCCCGCCGCCGCGAGCGCCCGCGCGGCCACCAGGTCGCGCGGCGGGATCAGCGCGGCCGTGCGCCGCTCCACCTCGGCCCGTACCTCGGCGGCGAGTTCGGGCGCGTGCTCCAGGCAGGTGGCCGCGAGCAGGTGGACGCGGGTGCGCGCGAGCGTGCCGGAGTGCGCGTCGCCGTACTTCAGCAGTTCCCCGAACAGCTCCACGCGCTCGCGCGGGCGCGCGTGGGCGACGGCCATCCGGATGACGTCCTCCCACTGGTCGTCGCCGGAGTGGGCGACGAGCAGCCCGAGGTCGCCGGCCTCCACGGCGGCCCGCGCGCCCAGGTAGTCCTGGAAGGTGCGGTGGATGAAGTCGACGGTGCCGGGGGCCGGTTCGCGCAGCAGGCCGCTGCGGTGCAGGAAGTGCTCGAAGACGGCCCGCGCGTCGCCGAGCTCGGCCAGCTCCGGTACGGAGGGGAGCAGCTCCGCGATGACCGTCTCGGCGCGGGTGCGGTCCATCTCGGTGCGGCCGTTGCGGATCAGCCAGTACGCGAGCTGCTGGAGCAGCTGGATCTGCGGCTCCTGGCGGCGCTCGGGCACCCGCATGTCGCGCTCGCGGTCGCGGCGGATCAGCAGCATGGAGAGCGCCGCGTCGTACAGGTCCTTGCGGCCGTACGGCAGGAAGCCGCGCCGGTCGCGGTGGAGGGCGCAGATCAGGCCGCACATCAGCGGGTTGGTGGCCAGGCGCCCGAGGTCCGGCTTGGCGCGCACGGCTTCGAGGAGCTGGCTCTCGTACGCGGTTAGCTCGCCGTCGTCGTCCGCCCCCGCCCGCGCCGCCGTGTGCCAGCGCCGGACGAACGCGGCCACGTCCGCCGGGCCCATCGGGCAGAGCGTGAGCTCGGTGAAGTCTTCCTCGCCGAGCCAGTCCTCGCCCACCGCCGAGGGGCGCGAGGTGACCAGCCAGCGGTTGCCGGGGTAGGCCTCGATCAGATCGCTCAGCCACGCCCGGGTGTGGGCGCGTTCGGCGTCCGGGATCTCGTCGATGCCGTCGACCAGGAGCAGACCGCGCCCGTCCTCCAGGACCCTGGACTCCCAGCCGGGCGGCTGCTCGCCCGCCAGCGGGGAGCCGACGGCGGCCAGGAAGTCCTTGGGCGCGGGCAGCCGTGCGCCGTGGCGGGTGAGGGTGCGCAGCGGCAGGACGTAGGGGATGCGGTCGTAGAGGTACGCGGTCCCGTGGTCGAGGTCGTCGCGCGCGGCGGACAGGGCGAGCCACTGGACGAGCGTGGTCTTGCCGGAACCGGCCTCGCCGCGCAGCAGTACGCGCTCGTGGTCGGCGAGTACGCGGTCGGCGGGGCGGGGAGCGAAGTCCTCCTCGGTGCTCACGGCGCCCGGCACCGGCGCGCGCTCATCGCGCGTGCGCCACGGCCTGGCGGCGCGCCCCACCACCTCCAGCCTCAGATACGCGGTGTCCAGGGGCCACTTGCGCGGCGAGTTGGCGAGATCGATCCCGTAGATCGTCAACTTGCCGTGCTTCTTCGCCAGATGCGCCAGATAGCGCGCCTCGAACTTCCCGTCCTCCGCGCCGGGTCGCGGTGTCCGCGCGATCAACTCGTCCATACGGGCGATGAGTTCGCCCTGTCGACGGCTCTGCTCGACGAGGGTGGCGGGCACGAAGGTGGAGCGCTGGGTGAAGAAGTTCAGGATGTGCAGACAGGCGGTGTCGAGCAGGCGTACGTAGAAGTGGGTGGCGTCGGCGGAGAGGTGGCGCTCGGGGTGGTCGCCCGCGCGGCGCAGCTCGCGGGCGAGTTCCCGGTGGCCCAGGGCGACCGCCTCGGCGTCGCTGAGGGTGAGCTCGCCCAGTGCGTGGAGCGTCCGGGCGAGCGCGTCGGCCACGGCCCGCTCCTCGTCCGCCGGGACCGGCCGTTCGCCGGACCGCAGGGCGGCTCTGACGAGCTTGGCGGCGAGGGCGCGCAGATCCGCCTGGCCGAGCGTGCGCTGCTCGCCCCGGAAGGAGACGTACGACGAGATCCGGACCGGTCGGTCGACCAGGCCGGCGCCGGCCGGTTCGGCGGTGAACAGCTTGCGGATCAGCGGGGTGACGGCGGCGGACGCGATTTTGGCGGTGAGGAGTCCGGGTTCCACGACGCGCCAGCGTAGCCGTGGTCGCGGGACCTTGGTCCCGAAATGGAAGGACTTAGGTCCCGCCGAACGGGCGCGCCCGGTGACAAGGCGCACAGGCCACCGACGGTCTACTACGGCCGATAGCAGCCCATGACCGGTGCCCGGGCCGAATTCCACCGGTGATCGTTACGGCTTTCGTTAGTAGATGGGTGTTTTGGGGCGGGATGGGGGTGTGGGTTACCAAGGGGTGCAGCCCGGCGCGCCACTCGTGTGCCGGGCCTGTTCACGCCCCGTCCCTGTCGTCCACCCGGAGGATGTCCCCGCATGTCCCAGCGCTCCGCTTCCCGCACCCCCCGCCCGACCGTCCTCCGTCTCTGCGCCGCCGCCGTGGGCGCGGGCCTGGGAGCGACGGCCCTGCTGGGTGCCGGGACGGCCGCCGCCGCCGACAAGGCGGGGGCCCCGGGGCTGGCCGGTGCGGCCGCTTCCGTCGCCGCGCAGGCCGACGCGCAGGCCAAGGCGGCGACGCAGGCCGAGAAGGCGGCGGCCAAGAAGGCCGTGGCGTGGGTGGACCCGGTGGACACGTACAAGCTCAGCGCCACCTTCGGCACCGGCGGCTCGATGTGGGCGCACAAGCACTCCGGCCAGGACTTCGCGGTGCCGATCGGCACCGCGGTCAAGGCCGTGCACGCGGGCACCGTCGTCAAGGCGGGCCCGGGCGGCGGCGGCGACGGCCCGGCGTACGGCAACGCCATCGTGATCCGGCACGCCGACAACACGTACTCGCAGTACGCGCACCTGTCGCGGATCGACGTCCGCATCGGTCAGACGATCTCGACCGACCAGCGGATCGCGCTCTCCGGCAACACCGGCAACTCCAGCGGCCCGCACCTGCACTTCGAGATCCGTACGACGGCGAACTACGGCTCGGCCGTGAACCCGGTCGCGTTCCTCCGTACGGCGGGCGTCACGGTCTGACGGCCGCGCGACGGAGGGACTAACTCGCGCCGCTGTGCGCCTGCGTAACAAGATCGATGGCGACTTCGAGGATGGCCTTGCGCCTCTCCTCGGGGTCGCCTTCTAGGTCCTTGAGGGCGTGCATGCCGACGTGCATGGAGAAGAGCGCGGTGAAACAGCGGATCTGGTCGGTCAGGGGCGCGCCCGGGTCCTTGATCAGCTCGACCATCGCGAGGACGCGGTCCTTGAAGTTCTCCCCGATGGACAGCTCGCGGACGGTGGCCTGGTTCTCCTGCATGAAGCGGAAGAGCGGGGCGGCGTCGGTCAGGGCCTCGCTGTAACGTCGCAGAACCTCGATCTTGGATTCCAAGGTCTGGGGCTGCGTCTTGCCCCATTCGAGAAGTTCATCCATCGGCCGGGTGAGGTCCTCGAAGAGGCTCACCAGGATGTCTTCCTTCGTTTTGAAGTGGTAGTAGAGCGCCGCCTTGGTGACGTCGAGCCGCTCCGCGATCTCGCGCAGCGAGGTCTTCTCGTACCCCTGCTCACCGAAGAGCTCCAGGGCCACGTCCTGGATGCGCTGGCGGGTGTTGCCTCTGGCCATCGAGCTCTCCTGAAAACTTACTTGACGCCCGGCTAGTAGGGGGTCTACTTTCCCCAGTGTAGTAGTAACTAGCCGGGCGGCAAGTAAGTGTGGGGCAGGGAGTGGGAGAGATGGCACAACAAACCCAGCCGGAGGCAGGTTCAGCCGCGGCTCCAGAGGGCGGGCCCAAGCAGCGCAGCGTCCGAGTGGTCCTGCTGGCCCTGATGATCGCGATGCTCCTCGCGATGCTCGACAACATGATCGTCGGCACCGCGATGCCCACCATCGTCGGTGACCTGGGCGGCATGGCCCATCTGTCCTGGGTGGTCACCGCGTACACCCTGGCCACCGCGGCCTCCACGCCCATCTGGGGCAAGCTCGGCGACATGTACGGCCGCAAGGGCGCCTTCCTCAGCTCCATAGTCGTCTTCCTGGTGGGCTCCGCTCTCAGCGGCATGGCCCAGGACATGGGCCAGCTGATCGGCTTCCGGGCGATCCAGGGCCTGGGCGCCGGCGGTCTGATCGTCGGCGTCATGGCGATCATCGGTGAGCTGATTCCGCCCCGGGAGCGGGGCAAGTACCAGGGCATGATGGCCGGTGTCATGGGCATCGCCATGATCGGCGGCCCGCTGGTCGGCGGCTCCATCACCGACCACCTCGGCTGGCGCTGGTCCTTCTACATCAACCTGCCCCTCGGCGCGGTCGCGCTCGCGATGGTCACGGCCGTCCTGCACCTCCCGAAGAAGAAGTCCAAGCCGAAGATCGACTACCTCGGTACGGTGCTGCTGACCATCGGCATCACGTCGATCGTGCTGGTCACCACTTGGGGCGGGACGGAGTACGCCTGGGGCTCGGCCCGGATCATGGAGCTGATCGCGCTGGGCGTCGCGTCCCTGGTCGGCTTCCTCTTCGTCGAGACGAAGGCGGCCGAGCCGATCGTGCCGCTGCACATCTTCCGCAGCCGCAACTTCTCGCTGATGGCGGGGATCGCGTTCATCACGGGCTTCGTGATGTTCGGTGCGGTCCTCTTCCTCCCCCTCTACCAGCAGTCGGTACAGGGAGCCTCGGCCACCAACTCGGGTCTGCTCCTGCTCCCGATGCTGCTGTCGATGACGGTCGTCTCCCTCTTCGCGGGCCGGGTCACGACCTCCACGGGCCGCTACAAGGCGTTCCCGATAGTCGGCAGCGTCCTCATGGTCACAGGCCTCTACCTCCTCTCCACGATGGACACGGGCACCACGCGGCTGACCTCCGGCCTGTACATGGCGGTCCTCGGCGCGGGCATGGGCTGCCTGCTCCAGATCACGATGCTGGTGGCGCAGAACAGCGTCGAGATGAAGGACATCGGCGTCGGCTCCTCCACGAGCACGCTGGCCCGTACGCTCGGCTCCTCCTTCGGCGTGGCCATCATGGGCGCGCTCTTCAACAGCCGGGTCCAGGACGGGATGGCCGCGAAGGGCGGGGCCGGGGTCACCCAGCAGTCCGCCCAGCTCGACGCGGCGAGCCTGGCGAAGCTGCCGGTGCAGCTGCGGGAGGCGTACCAGCACGCGGTGTCGTCCGGTACGCACGGGGCGTTCGTCCTGGGCGCGGCGGTCGCGCTCGGCGCGGTGGTGGCTTCGCTGTTCGTGAAGGAGGTGCCGCTGCGGGGGGCGGGCCCGAAGCCGGACGCGGCCCCGGCCGACGCCTCGGCTCCCGCTCCGGCGGAGGTGGCTGACGGCTCGACTCCGGCCGACACGGAGACGGCTGCGCCGCCGGCGGTACGCGAACGAGTCTGACCCGCTTCTCTCCACCACGAAGGCCCCCCGGACACTGTCCCCCGGGGGCCTTCGTGGTGCCCGGGGGGTAGGTCCCCCACCCCGCCCCTTCCCGAAAGCCCTGGGCGGGCGGCCGGGTGGTGGGCTGAGGCAGGGGGGGAGGGGATCTCCTGGGGGCTACGCCCCCAGACCCCCAAGCGGGGGCTCCGCCCCCTGCACCCCTGGCGGGGCTGCGCCCCTGCACCCCTGGCGGGGCTGCGCCCCTGCACCCACCCGGGGCTGAGCCTCTGGCGGGGGCGGGGTCTACCGGGGTGGGGGCAGTACAGGGGGCTTCGCCCCCTAACCCCCGAGCGGGGGCTGCACCCCTGCACCCACCCGGGGCTGCACCTCTGGACCCCCGCGGGGCTGCACCGCGCCATGGACCTCGGCCCAGGCAGACCTGGGCCGTGCGGGGCTTTACGAGACGCTGCGCGGCCGCCCCGAGTACCTGCGGGCCATGGGGAAGTCTCGACGGCGGAGGGTCGCTGGCACGGTCGTGGGTGGGGGCATGGAGGGGTGTCCCCGCAAGGAGGAGCGCACGAGTGGCCGAGGGTGTGTGGAGGCAGAGAGCGCGACGAGAGAGGAGATACCCCTCCATGACCCCACCCACCCCACCACCGGGCGTGCGCCACCCCCACCGAACCCCAGCACTGCGCCGCAGGCACCGCGCTAAGCCACGCGCCACCGGCACCAAGCCATCCGCCTCAATCCACCGGCACTGCAACCGCCCCCAACCCAACCCAACCCCTACCCCTGCGTCGGCAGAACCGGAAAGCTCCCCGTCGCCGTAGGGGCGTGCTCCGGGAGCCAGAGGACCGCGATCGCGCCCCCCGCCGTGGACGGGGAACCCGCCGCGTTACGGAACGTCAGGCGCGCCCCCAGCACCCGCGCCTGGCCCGACGCGATCGTCAGGCCCAGGCCGTGGCCGTGGCCCGCCCGGTCGCTGCTGCCGGTGCGGAACCGGCTCGGCCCCTCGCGCAGCAGCGCCTCCGGGAACCCGGGACCGTGGTCGCGGATGCGCACCACACGGCCCTCCACAGTGACCTCCACCGGCCCCGCCCCGTGCTTCGCCGCGTTCCCCAGCAGATTCCCCAGGATCCGCTCAAGACGACGGGGATCCGTGTTCACCCAGGACTCGTGCACGACCCGCACCACGACCTCCGGGTCCAGCACCGCCACCCGCCGGCTCACGAACTCGCCGAGCGCGATCTCCTGGAGCTCCGCCCGCTCGGACGCGCTGTCCAGCCGGGCGACCTCCAGTACGTCCTCCACCAGCGTCCGCATCGCCTGCGCCCGGTTGCGTACGAGCTCCGTCGGCCGCCCCGGCGGCAGCAGCTCGGCCGCCGTCAGCAGCCCCGTCACCGGCGTACGCAACTCGTGCGCGATGTCCGCCGTGACCCGGCGCTCCGCTTCCAGCCGCTCCTGCAACGCGTCTGTCAGCGCGTCAACGGCCCGAGCCAGCTCATCCGTCTCATCACGGACGACCCCCCCGATCGCGTCCCGCACCCGCACGTCCGTATGCCCCTCGGCCACCTTCGTCGCCGCCGCCGCGGCCTTCCGCAGCCGCCGCGAGATCTGCCCGCCGATGAGGATGCCGAGCGCGCACCCGCCGAACACGACTGCGACGGACCCGATGACCAGCGCCCGGTCCAGGTCCGAGATGACATTGGAGCTGCGGTCGGTGAACGTGCTGTGCAGGGACAGGATGTTGCCGTTGCCCACCGGTACGGCCGCCCAGATGTCCGGCACACCGTTCTTCGGCTCCTGGACGGACGTGGCCTTGCGGCCCCGGTCCGTCTTGGCCTTCAGATCGGCCGGCAGCGCCGGGTCGTTGAGCTTCGCGCCGAACCGCGTCTGCTTGCTCGTCTCGTAGATGCGCTGCGCGAACAGCACACGGTCGAGCTGGAGGTCGCGCGCGTTGTCGAGCATCGAGACCCGCGCCGCGTTGTGCACGACGAGGCTGAGCGCCATCACGGTCAGCGCACCGACGGCGGTGATGGCGATACTGATCTTCCAGCGGACACCGGTCCGCAGGGTGGGCCGCCTCACGAGCCTCTCACCCACACCGCACCCAGACCCGAACCCAAAGCCAAACCCGCGCCCACGCCCAAACCCGTGCCCACGCCCGCGCTCACGCCTTCAGTTTGTAGCCGAAGCCACGCACGGTCTCGATCCGGTCCTGCCCGATCTTCGTACGCAGCCGCTGCACATGGACGTCCACCACGCGCGTGTCACCGCCCCACCCGTAGTCCCACACCCGCTCAAGGAGCTTGTCGCGGGAGAGCACGGTACCGGGCGCCGAGGAGAACTCCAGGAGCAGCCGCATCTCGGTCGGGGTGAGGGCGACCGTCTCGCCGCCCTTGCGGACCTCCATGCCCTCGGTGTCGACCTCAAGGTCGCCGAAGGCGAGCATCCCGCGCTCGTGGTCCCCGTCCGTCTCGCCCGCGCCCGCGCCGGGCCCGCCCGCGTGCCCGAAGCGCCGCAGCACGGCACGGATCCGGGCGACGAGCACGGCCCCGTCGAACGGCTTGGTCACATAGTCGTCCGCGCCCGCTTCCAGGCCGAGCACCACGTCGATCGAGTCCGCGCGCGCGGACAGCATGATCACGGGGACGGTCGACTCGTCGCGGATACGGCGGCACAGGCTGACCCCGTCGAGGCCCGGCAGCATCACGTCGAGCAGCGCGATGTCCGGCTGGTCGGCGCGGAACGCCTCCAGGCCGGAGAGCCCGTCGGGCATGGCGGTCACGGTGAAGCCGTCGCGCTCCAGCGCGAGCTGGGTGGCTTCACGGATGACGTCGTCGTCCTCGACGAACAGGACATGGGTCTCGGCCATCGTGCTGCTCTCAGTTCCTCGGCGTGCGCTTGCGCTTCTTACGTACGTACAAGTGCGGCTCAAAAACGGTCGGGGCCGGTCACGGCGAGGCCGGTACCGGCGCCTCGGTGCCCTCGTCGTTGCCGACCGCCTTGCTGAAGTCGTTCTCCACTTGGTCGTGCTTGGCGAACTTCGTGCCCGACCAGCGGTAGGTCGTCACAATCTCACTGGAGGCGAACGCCGGCTTGTCGCCCTTGGCGTACATCTGCCGGGTCACCACCAGGTCTCCCCGGTCGATCTCCGCGTAGACCGGCGCTTCCTCGGAGGTGAAGACATTGTCGTACGAGGAGCCGTCCTCGCGGTACACATAGGAGCCGAGTCCCACGGCATCTCCGCAGGTCATCACGTTCACCACGACGTCCTGGCCGGTGGCGCCGGTGATGTGGCCGTAGGAGACGTCGATCGGGTACTCGTCCTTCACACAGGGCTTCAGATCCGCCTTCACGCGCTCGCTGACCTTGGGGTCCGCCTTGAGCAGCCGTACGGCGTTGACCTTCTTGAAGGGCGCAGCGGTCGTCGCGGTCGGCGTCGGCGAGGCGTGGCCGGCGACCTTGTCGGTGTGCGCCTCGCCCTCGTCGCGCGTCCCCGTGCCGCCCGTCGAGCATCCCGCCGCGAGCAGGCCGAAGGCGGCGAGCCCGGCCATCGCCGTGGTTCCCGCCGCCAGTACGCCCCCTCTGCCCCTGCCTAGGCCGCGCACCGCTCCCGCCCCTTTTCGTCGCGCTCGTTGCGGCCGACCCGGCGGTCGGCCTGACGGCCCACCCGGCCGTCACGTCCCTCGGCGTGGCCGAGGGCGTGGAAGTCCAGCTCGCGGCTCTCCAGCTCCTGCCGGAGCCGGGCCAGTGCCCGGTGCAGCGTGCTCTTGACGGTACCCGCCGACATCCCGAGGGCCGCGGCGGTCTCTTCCGTGCTCATCTGCTCCCAGTGTCGCAGCACCACGACGCTGCGCTGCTTGGGCGCCAGGACTTTCAGTACGTCCATCAGGAGGGCGCGGTCGGCGCGCTGCTCGGAGCCGTCCTCGATGCGCGCGTCCGGCAGCTGCTCGGTGGGTACCTCTTCGAGCTTGCGTGCGCGCCACCACTCGGTCCGCGTGTTGATCATCACGCGGCGCAGATACGCGTCGGCGAGCGCCTTGTCGGCGATGCCGTCCCAGCGGCCGTACGTACGGGCCAGGGCGGTCTGCAGCAGGTCCTGCGCGTCCACCGGGTCCGGAACCAGTCGCCGGGCGCTGCGCAGCAGGGCCTCCTGCCGGGTGCGTACGTACTCTTCGAACTCAAGCACCTCGCCGTGCGCCATACCCAACCGCCTCCGTCCCCGTGACTTCCCTGCCTGTCCCACTTACCTGACTGAAGCTACGGAGCCGTTGTCACGGGCCTGTGCGGAGCAGCCGTCGGGGGGCGCACGGTGAGCCATCGGTTGTGTAACAGCAGAGGTTTGACCCGCGTTTTCAAGGGGTAAAGGTGTGTCCCCGCGGTGACGGAGAGCTATCCGAAAGAGCTGCGGCCCTGGTCAACTGGGGTCGCTGGACCGGGTGTTCCCGCACCGTGACGGTCGGTCATGACGGTCGCCGTAACTGTCGGCCGTAACAGTCCGCCGTAACAGTCCGCCGTGACACTCGGCCGGGGCGGGAGTCCGGTCAGGTCAGCGGCAGCCGGTACACCCCGTCCGCGAGCGGCTCCACCAGCCCGTCCGCGACCAGCCCGTCCAGTGCGCGGGCCCGCTGCACAGGCTCGTGCCACACCGCGTCCAGCGCCGCCCGCGGTACGGGATCCACCGCCTCCCGCAACACCGCGAGCAGCTTGCCGCGCACCTGGCGGTCGGTCCCGGCGTACGTCT
Protein-coding sequences here:
- the cseC gene encoding two-component system sensor histidine kinase CseC, translating into MRRPTLRTGVRWKISIAITAVGALTVMALSLVVHNAARVSMLDNARDLQLDRVLFAQRIYETSKQTRFGAKLNDPALPADLKAKTDRGRKATSVQEPKNGVPDIWAAVPVGNGNILSLHSTFTDRSSNVISDLDRALVIGSVAVVFGGCALGILIGGQISRRLRKAAAAATKVAEGHTDVRVRDAIGGVVRDETDELARAVDALTDALQERLEAERRVTADIAHELRTPVTGLLTAAELLPPGRPTELVRNRAQAMRTLVEDVLEVARLDSASERAELQEIALGEFVSRRVAVLDPEVVVRVVHESWVNTDPRRLERILGNLLGNAAKHGAGPVEVTVEGRVVRIRDHGPGFPEALLREGPSRFRTGSSDRAGHGHGLGLTIASGQARVLGARLTFRNAAGSPSTAGGAIAVLWLPEHAPTATGSFPVLPTQG
- a CDS encoding SigE family RNA polymerase sigma factor encodes the protein MAHGEVLEFEEYVRTRQEALLRSARRLVPDPVDAQDLLQTALARTYGRWDGIADKALADAYLRRVMINTRTEWWRARKLEEVPTEQLPDARIEDGSEQRADRALLMDVLKVLAPKQRSVVVLRHWEQMSTEETAAALGMSAGTVKSTLHRALARLRQELESRELDFHALGHAEGRDGRVGRQADRRVGRNERDEKGRERCAA
- the cseB gene encoding two-component system response regulator CseB, with product MAETHVLFVEDDDVIREATQLALERDGFTVTAMPDGLSGLEAFRADQPDIALLDVMLPGLDGVSLCRRIRDESTVPVIMLSARADSIDVVLGLEAGADDYVTKPFDGAVLVARIRAVLRRFGHAGGPGAGAGETDGDHERGMLAFGDLEVDTEGMEVRKGGETVALTPTEMRLLLEFSSAPGTVLSRDKLLERVWDYGWGGDTRVVDVHVQRLRTKIGQDRIETVRGFGYKLKA
- a CDS encoding MDR family MFS transporter, with amino-acid sequence MAQQTQPEAGSAAAPEGGPKQRSVRVVLLALMIAMLLAMLDNMIVGTAMPTIVGDLGGMAHLSWVVTAYTLATAASTPIWGKLGDMYGRKGAFLSSIVVFLVGSALSGMAQDMGQLIGFRAIQGLGAGGLIVGVMAIIGELIPPRERGKYQGMMAGVMGIAMIGGPLVGGSITDHLGWRWSFYINLPLGAVALAMVTAVLHLPKKKSKPKIDYLGTVLLTIGITSIVLVTTWGGTEYAWGSARIMELIALGVASLVGFLFVETKAAEPIVPLHIFRSRNFSLMAGIAFITGFVMFGAVLFLPLYQQSVQGASATNSGLLLLPMLLSMTVVSLFAGRVTTSTGRYKAFPIVGSVLMVTGLYLLSTMDTGTTRLTSGLYMAVLGAGMGCLLQITMLVAQNSVEMKDIGVGSSTSTLARTLGSSFGVAIMGALFNSRVQDGMAAKGGAGVTQQSAQLDAASLAKLPVQLREAYQHAVSSGTHGAFVLGAAVALGAVVASLFVKEVPLRGAGPKPDAAPADASAPAPAEVADGSTPADTETAAPPAVRERV